The proteins below are encoded in one region of Nitrososphaerota archaeon:
- a CDS encoding leucyl aminopeptidase, translating into MNITISTAKLGDVDAPLLATLIPEDVKQPSGQMVELDELLGGGVSKALSSEAFKGRLYSSFLLYTANKIKADYILLAGLGPREELSAESFRIASGEAALRASNLGARRYALYLDPRSAEFGEQKVVEAVAEGAELALYTYTRYKSQPDKKSVEELILITDRSDNIPQLKKVVEDAQKVCEGVKLARDLTNTPSSDLTPTLFAEEAKRVAEKVGLECVVLGLEEIKQLGMNGVLSVSRGSREEPKVVILRYRGGKADEKPIVLVGKGVTFDSGGISIKPSEKMEDMKYDKAGAAAVLATVYAAASLHIPLNIVAIAPLVENLPSGSAYKPGDVIKHYGGKTSEVISTDAEGRLILADVLAYAVDKEKPQAIIDLATLTGACVVALGSQASGLFGNDQALIERVKRAAEASGERVWQLPLWKEYSEQIRSDVADIKNSGGRAAGAITAAAFLSNFIGTTPWVHLDIAGTAYTAEDGTKVKTYTPKGATGVGVRLLIKLLKEWASTSP; encoded by the coding sequence TTGAATATCACGATCTCAACCGCCAAACTAGGGGATGTGGATGCACCGCTTCTTGCCACACTAATACCGGAAGATGTAAAGCAGCCGAGCGGTCAGATGGTTGAACTCGATGAGTTATTGGGGGGAGGCGTGTCAAAAGCGCTCTCCTCAGAAGCATTCAAAGGAAGACTCTATTCCAGCTTCCTACTCTACACCGCAAACAAGATCAAGGCGGATTACATTCTGCTCGCAGGCTTAGGACCAAGAGAAGAGCTGTCGGCTGAATCTTTCCGAATCGCCTCAGGTGAAGCTGCGCTTCGAGCGTCAAATCTAGGTGCTAGAAGGTATGCGCTCTACCTTGACCCGAGATCTGCAGAGTTCGGTGAGCAGAAGGTCGTTGAAGCTGTCGCAGAGGGTGCTGAGTTAGCCCTCTACACCTACACACGCTACAAGAGCCAGCCTGATAAGAAGAGTGTTGAAGAACTTATTCTAATTACTGATCGAAGCGACAACATACCTCAACTGAAGAAGGTAGTCGAGGACGCTCAAAAGGTTTGTGAAGGGGTTAAGTTGGCGAGAGATCTGACGAACACGCCAAGCAGCGACTTGACACCGACTCTATTTGCTGAAGAAGCAAAGAGGGTTGCCGAGAAGGTCGGGTTAGAGTGTGTAGTATTAGGTTTAGAGGAGATCAAGCAACTCGGTATGAACGGGGTGTTGAGCGTCTCAAGAGGTAGCAGGGAGGAGCCCAAGGTGGTCATCCTAAGGTATAGAGGCGGTAAGGCGGATGAAAAGCCAATAGTCCTTGTGGGTAAAGGTGTGACGTTTGACAGCGGTGGCATATCAATTAAACCTTCTGAAAAGATGGAGGATATGAAGTATGATAAGGCGGGAGCCGCAGCGGTGCTAGCAACTGTATATGCTGCTGCCAGCTTACACATACCACTGAATATTGTAGCTATCGCTCCGCTTGTGGAAAACCTCCCAAGCGGCTCAGCCTATAAGCCTGGTGACGTCATAAAGCACTATGGTGGTAAGACCTCTGAGGTTATAAGTACGGATGCCGAGGGGCGCCTCATCTTGGCCGATGTGCTCGCTTATGCTGTGGATAAGGAGAAGCCTCAAGCAATAATCGACCTAGCCACCCTAACTGGCGCTTGCGTTGTCGCTTTAGGTTCTCAGGCTTCTGGGCTCTTCGGCAACGACCAGGCGCTTATCGAGAGGGTTAAGAGGGCTGCTGAGGCGAGTGGTGAAAGGGTTTGGCAGCTACCCCTATGGAAAGAGTATTCTGAGCAGATCAGAAGCGACGTAGCAGATATAAAGAACTCAGGGGGGAGAGCGGCTGGTGCGATAACGGCAGCCGCGTTTCTAAGCAACTTCATAGGCACAACACCTTGGGTGCATTTAGATATAGCTGGCACAGCCTATACTGCCGAGGATGGGACAAAGGTGAAGACATATACACCAAAAGGCGCTACTGGTGTAGGTGTTAGGCTGCTGATAAAACTGCTGAAAGAGTGGGCTTCCACTTCACCCTAA
- a CDS encoding YjbQ family protein: protein MAVVTKEIRVQTRGECDIVNLTDRVQEAVGSSGLKDGVVAVFVGGSTAAITTIEYEPGLLQDLPAALERVAPKNVEYKHEEMWHDGNGHSHVRASILGPSLVVPFKERRLCLGTWQQIVLVELDIRARSRNIILQILGE from the coding sequence ATGGCTGTGGTTACGAAGGAGATTCGTGTGCAAACAAGAGGCGAATGTGACATAGTAAATTTGACTGATAGGGTGCAAGAAGCCGTAGGGAGCAGCGGGTTAAAAGACGGAGTGGTTGCAGTGTTTGTAGGAGGCTCAACAGCTGCGATAACAACTATAGAGTATGAGCCTGGGTTGCTGCAAGATCTACCAGCTGCTTTAGAGAGGGTCGCGCCTAAGAATGTTGAGTATAAGCATGAGGAGATGTGGCACGATGGTAATGGGCATTCACATGTTAGAGCGTCGATACTTGGACCTAGTCTGGTCGTCCCTTTCAAGGAGAGGCGGCTATGCTTGGGCACTTGGCAACAGATAGTCTTGGTCGAATTAGATATAAGGGCACGCTCAAGGAACATCATTCTACAGATTTTAGGGGAGTAA
- a CDS encoding RNA-binding protein (Sso10b; forms dimers; interacts with silencing protein Sir2 which regulates Alba by deacetylation of a lysine residue which affects DNA binding affinity; binds double-stranded DNA tightly distributed uniformly and abundantly on the chromosome), with protein MSQPKVIIVGTTKPVLNYVTACITLFNNGEKRIRLRARGRAINVAVEVVQLLRSRFMKDVVINAANIDGDVVVGRDGVPFRVAVLELELVRSSGKPL; from the coding sequence TTGAGCCAACCCAAGGTCATCATAGTTGGGACGACTAAACCAGTGCTCAACTACGTTACAGCTTGCATAACTCTCTTCAATAACGGAGAGAAGCGGATAAGACTCAGGGCTAGGGGTCGAGCTATAAACGTGGCTGTAGAGGTAGTACAGCTGCTTAGGAGTAGGTTTATGAAAGATGTGGTCATCAACGCCGCTAACATTGACGGGGATGTTGTGGTCGGTAGGGATGGCGTACCTTTTAGAGTCGCTGTTCTAGAGCTGGAGTTGGTGAGAAGTAGTGGTAAACCGCTGTAA
- a CDS encoding glycosyltransferase: protein MRVIILSWEYPPHIIGEMAWYVRGLARRLKEGGVEVYVLTYAPSEERVDVDDGVVVKRVKPPISVTTNIVVWSLLFATRLQAVAADLIHNLGSFDVIDAHEWITVDAALALKDRFEVPFVYTIHSLERHRSANSAAPLNIAIESVEELGCREADCIVVSSEWMKSEVASKVGGVAGKIKVVKPYTERWLEGVLEAYRSVRQDGFKGGYANLGVST, encoded by the coding sequence TTGAGGGTAATTATTCTGAGCTGGGAGTATCCCCCACATATCATAGGCGAGATGGCTTGGTACGTGCGTGGATTAGCTAGGAGGCTTAAAGAAGGAGGCGTCGAAGTTTATGTGTTAACATACGCTCCTTCAGAAGAGAGGGTGGATGTAGACGATGGGGTTGTTGTGAAGAGGGTTAAGCCCCCTATCAGCGTAACAACCAACATCGTCGTCTGGTCTCTTCTCTTCGCTACACGACTACAAGCTGTTGCCGCTGACCTAATTCACAACCTAGGTTCATTCGATGTGATAGATGCGCATGAATGGATAACGGTTGACGCTGCGCTTGCTCTTAAAGATCGATTCGAAGTACCATTTGTTTATACTATACATAGTTTAGAGAGGCATCGTTCCGCGAACTCAGCGGCGCCACTCAACATAGCGATTGAGAGTGTGGAGGAGCTCGGCTGCAGAGAGGCAGATTGTATAGTTGTTAGCTCAGAGTGGATGAAGAGCGAAGTCGCATCTAAGGTTGGTGGTGTGGCTGGTAAGATTAAGGTTGTGAAGCCGTATACTGAGCGTTGGTTGGAGGGGGTGTTGGAAGCTTATCGAAGTGTGAGGCAGGATGGGTTTAAAGGCGGTTATGCTAACCTGGGAGTTTCCACCTAG